The following proteins come from a genomic window of Lolium rigidum isolate FL_2022 chromosome 5, APGP_CSIRO_Lrig_0.1, whole genome shotgun sequence:
- the LOC124655545 gene encoding chitinase 5-like isoform X2, whose amino-acid sequence MANSAMAVLTLMSLGLAVALLSGAGLSTNVTDAFFNGIKSKSGGGCAGQSFYTRQAFLTAARMYPAFGSGSSDAGKREIAAFFAHVTHETGHLCYIEEINGASHSYCDNTFPQWPCYPGVSYHGRGPLPFTFNYNYGPAGQSVGFDGLMSPQTVAQDPVVSFKAALWFWMTNVHGVLPQGFGATTRALNGGVECDGKNPAQMNARLGYYQDYCRQLGVDAGGNLTC is encoded by the exons ATGGCGAACTCAGCCATGGCGGTGCTCACGTTGATGTCTCTTGGGCTAGCAGTAGCACTCCTCTCCGGCGCTG GTCTGAGCACCAACGTCACCGATGCTTTCTTCAACGGAATCAAGTCCAAGTCCGGCGGCGGCTGCGCAGGCCAGAGCTTCTACACCCGCCAAGCGTTTCTCACCGCCGCCAGAATGTACCCCGCCTTCGGGTCGGGAAGCTCCGACGCCGGCAAGCGCGAGATCGCCGCCTTCTTCGCCCACGTCACGCACGAGACCGGAC ACTTGTGCTACATCGAGGAGATCAACGGCGCGAGCCACAGCTACTGCGACAACACATTCCCGCAGTGGCCGTGCTACCCGGGGGTGTCGTACCACGGGCGCGGGCCGCTGCCGTTCACGTTCAACTACAACTACGGACCGGCGGGGCAGAGCGTCGGCTTCGACGGGCTGATGAGCCCGCAGACGGTGGCGCAGGACCCTGTGGTGTCGTTCAAGGCGGCGCTCTGGTTCTGGATGACCAACGTGCACGGGGTGTTGCCGCAGGGGTTCGGCGCCACCACCAGGGCCCTCAACGGCGGCGTGGAGTGCGACGGCAAGAACCCCGCGCAGATGAACGCGCGGTTGGGCTACTACCAGGACTACTGCCGCCAGCTGGGCGTCGACGCCGGGGGCAACCTCACTTGCTAG
- the LOC124655545 gene encoding endochitinase A-like isoform X1 has translation MANSAMAVLTLMSLGLAVALLSGAGPAAAQKCDCPAGYCCSQFGYCGTSSAYCAGSGGGAGGGSGSGGLSTNVTDAFFNGIKSKSGGGCAGQSFYTRQAFLTAARMYPAFGSGSSDAGKREIAAFFAHVTHETGHLCYIEEINGASHSYCDNTFPQWPCYPGVSYHGRGPLPFTFNYNYGPAGQSVGFDGLMSPQTVAQDPVVSFKAALWFWMTNVHGVLPQGFGATTRALNGGVECDGKNPAQMNARLGYYQDYCRQLGVDAGGNLTC, from the exons ATGGCGAACTCAGCCATGGCGGTGCTCACGTTGATGTCTCTTGGGCTAGCAGTAGCACTCCTCTCCGGCGCTGGTCCCGCGGCCGCGCAGAAGTGCGACTGCCCCGCGGGCTACTGCTGCAGTCAATTCGGCTACTGCGGCACCAGCTCGGCCTACTGCGCTGGAAGCGGAGGTGGAGCTGGAGGTGGAAGTGGAAGCGGAGGTCTGAGCACCAACGTCACCGATGCTTTCTTCAACGGAATCAAGTCCAAGTCCGGCGGCGGCTGCGCAGGCCAGAGCTTCTACACCCGCCAAGCGTTTCTCACCGCCGCCAGAATGTACCCCGCCTTCGGGTCGGGAAGCTCCGACGCCGGCAAGCGCGAGATCGCCGCCTTCTTCGCCCACGTCACGCACGAGACCGGAC ACTTGTGCTACATCGAGGAGATCAACGGCGCGAGCCACAGCTACTGCGACAACACATTCCCGCAGTGGCCGTGCTACCCGGGGGTGTCGTACCACGGGCGCGGGCCGCTGCCGTTCACGTTCAACTACAACTACGGACCGGCGGGGCAGAGCGTCGGCTTCGACGGGCTGATGAGCCCGCAGACGGTGGCGCAGGACCCTGTGGTGTCGTTCAAGGCGGCGCTCTGGTTCTGGATGACCAACGTGCACGGGGTGTTGCCGCAGGGGTTCGGCGCCACCACCAGGGCCCTCAACGGCGGCGTGGAGTGCGACGGCAAGAACCCCGCGCAGATGAACGCGCGGTTGGGCTACTACCAGGACTACTGCCGCCAGCTGGGCGTCGACGCCGGGGGCAACCTCACTTGCTAG
- the LOC124655957 gene encoding uncharacterized protein LOC124655957, with translation MGRMAQRWKEAEEEHRREARELRAEVAARDDALRRLESRVKCLENDNEMLGRNEKDLKENMERLLQSREAFMKHYEDSACSLQWTIQMKDKQIAVISEKLNSHLALFNSVGKEVAAVTQVLGDTECLVSEKENVVTELKGKVQRISVLEKDFVEKLCFLGDKITSYQLELRNRARIIYELKEQLDAEKINNKFHPQLEELKKSLLVKDEIIERLTSDKQAILKELHNMEIALGKFQDIFSSIGHEEVKSSSPVSECQDRQHYANKEQVESIPGSQCDPPNEHRLMLETGEAATATVECKSRIDNGSNQEQCPQSLKHSTIASPETVTETVEKPNCCHEPKDIEMGNSSPKQQTNYVSPDPETENRS, from the exons ATGGGGCGGATGGCGCAGAGGTggaaggaggcggaggaggagcaccggcgggaggcgcgggagctgcgggcggaggtggcggcgcgggaCGACGCGCTGCGGAGGCTCGAGTCCAGG GTCAAGTGCCTTGAAAACGATAATGAGATGCTGGGGAGGAACGAAAAGGATTTGAAAGAAAACATGGAGAGGCTGCTTCAGTCAAGGGAGGCATTCATGAAACATTACGAG GACTCTGCTTGTTCTCTGCAATGGACCATCCAGATGAAGGATAAACAGATTGCTGTAATTTCAGAGAAGCTGAATTCGCATCTGGCTTTATTTAATTCCGTAGGGAAGGAAGTCGCTGCGGTAACACAAGTACTAGGTGATACTGAATGTCTAGTCAGCGAGAAGGAAAATGTAG TCACTGAATTGAAGGGTAAGGTCCAACGGATTTCTGTACTCGAGAAAGACTTTGTTG AGAAACTTTGTTTCTTGGGAGATAAAATTACAAGTTACCAGCTTGAACTTCGTAATAGGGCAAGGATCATATATGAGTTGAAGGAACAACTTGACGCTGAGAAGATTAACAACAAATTTCATCCCCAGCTAGAAGAA CTTAAGAAATCTCTGCTGGTAAAGGATGAGATCATTGAGAGGTTGACTTCAGATAAGCAG GCAATACTTAAAGAGCTTCACAACATGGAAATTGCTCTAGGGAAATTTCAAGACATATTTAGCAGCATTGGGCATGAG GAAGTGAAAAGTTCTTCACCAGTTTCTGAATGTCAGGATAGACAACATTATGCAAATAAAGAGCAAGTAGAAAG CATTCCAGGTAGTCAATGTGATCCACCCAATGAACATAGGTTGATGCTGGAAACTGGTGAAGCAG CGACTGCAACTGTAGAATGTAAGTCGAGAATTGACAACGGCAGTAATCAAGAACAATGCCCGCAGTCCCTTAAG CATTCTACCATCGCATCTCCAGAGACTGTAACTGAGACTGTTGAAAAACCCAACTGCTGCCATGAACCCAAAGATATTGAGATG GGAAATTCGTCTCCCAAGCAGCAAACAAATTATGTGAGTCCAGACCCTGAGACAGAAAATCGGTCCTGA
- the LOC124653689 gene encoding 3-ketoacyl-CoA synthase 6-like, whose product MTLAVYTLILQAAQRIATIDKFPSLMCALRPIHLLLTIVLSTAMVTFYLLHRPRTVYLVDYACYTTREIRRSPKASFLEHMHISTSFSDSTINFIERVLELSGMGEETWVTSAFAYIEPYCSLDDGRADAELVIFSTIDDLLAKTGINLDVIDVLITNSSTFCPVPSNADRIMNRYRLRGDIRVINLSGMGCSAGVTAVGLAQNILQDLPSGSHALVVSTESLGQNYYTGNRRSMQLVNILFRMGGSAMLLSTCKLKARFKLAHVERTIFNEDDGAYRCVYEEEDSEGNRGFALSKDLMAIARDALKANITAIAPLVLPTSELIKYILFYVATKVLHGKKIKPYVPDFTMAFEHFCIHVGGPAVISSVQLGLGLTDEHVEPSRMTLHRFGNQSSASVWYELAYIEAKGRMQKGDRVWMIGFGAGYKCNTAVWVCTRPSVDANGPWASCIHRYPVNV is encoded by the coding sequence ATGACACTAGCTGTGTACACCCTCATCTTACAAGCTGCACAACGAATTGCCACCATAGACAAGTTTCCTTCCCTAATGTGTGCTCTCCGGCCCATCCACCTACTCTTGACCATTGTTCTTTCAACCGCTATGGTTACCTTCTACCTCCTACACCGTCCTAGAACTGTTTATCTTGTCGACTACGCTTGCTACACTACTAGAGAGATCCGTCGAAGCCCAAAGGCCAGCTTCCTCGAGCATATGCACATCTCGACGTCCTTCAGTGATTCCACCATTAACTTCATCGAGCGAGTGCTCGAGCTCTCCGGCATGGGTGAAGAGACATGGGTAACATCCGCATTTGCCTATATCGAGCCATACTGCAGTCTAGATGACGGTCGTGCCGATGCGGAGCTTGTCATCTTCTCGACAATTGATGACCTATTGGCCAAGACAGGCATCAACCTCGATGTGATCGATGTCCTAATCACCAACTCCAGTACCTTTTGCCCAGTGCCATCTAATGCCGATAGGATCATGAACAGGTACAGGCTGCGAGGTGACATCCGTGTCATCAACCTCTCTGGAATGGGGTGCAGTGCTGGAGTGACTGCTGTGGGGCTCGCACAAAACATCTTACAGGACCTTCCTTCGGGATCGCATGCGCTGGTGGTGTCGACGGAGAGCCTTGGTCAAAACTACTACACAGGAAACAGGCGTTCCATGCAGTTGGTGAACATCTTGTTTCGAATGGGTGGCAGCGCCATGTTGTTATCGACTTGTAAGCTCAAGGCTCGGTTCAAGCTCGCACATGTCGAGCGGACGATCTTCAATGAGGATGATGGTGCTTACCGATGCGTTTACGAAGAAGAAGATAGTGAGGGAAATAGGGGGTTCGCTCTATCTAAGGACCTGATGGCCATCGCCAGAGACGCGCTCAAGGCAAACATCACCGCAATAGCACCGCTTGTCCTACCGACCTCAGAGCTGATCAAATATATTCTCTTCTACGTGGCAACGAAGGTGCTTCATGGGAAGAAGATCAAGCCATATGTCCCCGACTTCACCATGGCGTTTGAGCACTTCTGCATACACGTTGGTGGACCGGCGGTGATCAGCTCGGTACAGCTTGGCCTGGGTCTAACTGACGAGCATGTTGAGCCATCGCGTATGACACTGCATCGGTTTGGGAACCAATCGAGTGCATCTGTGTGGTACGAGTTGGCatacatcgaggctaagggccgaATGCAAAAGGGTGACAGAGTGTGGATGATCGGGTTCGGAGCTGGGTACAAGTGCAACACTGCGGTGTGGGTATGCACCCGACCATCCGTTGATgccaatgggccatgggccagctgCATCCACCGCTACCCGGTGAATGTCTAA
- the LOC124655958 gene encoding 3-ketoacyl-CoA synthase 6-like, whose translation FVLTTTTMTLAAANLLLRAAQRFATIDFLYQLCALRHIHLLLTVILATVIIYLIRRPRAVYLVDYACFRTSNECRVPKASFFENARLSPFLRDSTIDFIARVLERSGLGEETCLPHAHHYEGQDCCLDEARAEAELVVFSSIDDLLAKTTFISLDAFDVLITNCSLFCPVPCIADRIMNRYKLRRDIRIVNLSGMGCSAGVTAVGLARNILQVLPWGSHVLVVSTETLGPFYYKGNTRSMQLGNILFRMGGSAMLLSTYDGAYRCVYQEDDREGNIGLTLSKDLMAIAGDALKANITATGPLVLPTSELIKYLLFSAARKVLHRRNIRPYIPDFRMAFEHFCIHVGGPAVINSVQLGLGLSDEHVEPSRMTLHRFGNQSSASLWYELAYIEAKGRMRKGDRVWMIGFGAGYKCNTAVWVCTRPSVDANGPWASCIHRYPVNVSKEG comes from the exons TTTGTGCTCACTACAACCACCATGACACTAGCAGCTGCCAACCTCCTCCTACGAGCTGCACAACGATTTGCTACCATAGACTTTCTTTACCAACTGTGTGCTCTCCGACACATCCACCTACTCTTGACCGTCATTCTTGCCACGGTTATCATCTACCTCATACGCAGGCCTAGAGCCGTGTACCTAGTCGACTACGCTTGCTTCAGAACTAGTAACGAGTGTCGAGTCCCAAAGGCCAGCTTCTTCGAGAACGCACGCCTTTCGCCCTTCTTGCGCGACTCTACCATTGACTTCATAGCTCGTGTGCTCGAGCGCTCCGGCTTGGGTGAAGAGACATGCCTGCCACATGCACATCACTATGAAGGCCAAGACTGCTGTCTCGATGAAGCACGTGCCGAGGCCGAGCTGGTCGTCTTCTCGTCCATCGACGACCTGTTGGCAAAGACGACGTTCATCAGCCTGGATGCGTTCGACGTCCTGATCACCAACTGCAGCCTCTTCTGCCCGGTGCCATGCATCGCCGACAGGATCATGAACAGGTACAAGTTGCGACGCGACATCCGCATCGTCAACCTCTCCGGCATGGGTTGCAGCGCCGGTGTGACCGCGGTGGGGCTCGCGAGGAACATCCTGCAGGTCCTTCCTTGGGGATCGCATGTGCTGGTGGTGTCCACGGAGACCCTTGGTCCGTTCTACTACAAGGGGAACACGCGTTCCATGCAGCTGGGAAACATCTTGTTCCGCATGGGCGGCAGCGCCATGCTGTTGTCGACTT ATGATGGTGCTTATCGGTGCGTTTACCAGGAGGACGATCGTGAGGGGAACATAGGGCTCACTCTGTCAAAAGACCTCATGGCCATCGCTGGAGACGCGCTCAAGGCCAACATCACCGCAACTGGGCCACTTGTCCTACCAACCTCAGAGTTGATCAAGTATCTTCTTTTCTCTGCAGCGAGGAAGGTGCTCCACCGGAGGAATATCAGACCATACATCCCCGATTTCCGCATGGCATTTGAGCACTTCTGCATCCATGTCGGTGGACCGGCAGTGATAAACTCAGTACAGCTTGGCCTCGGTCTATCTGACGAGCATGTGGAGCCATCGCGTATGACGCTGCATCGGTTTGGGAACCAATCGAGTGCATCTTTGTGGTACGAGTTGGCatacatcgaggctaagggccgaATGCGGAAGGGTGACAGAGTGTGGATGATCGGTTTCGGAGCTGGGTACAAGTGCAACACTGCGGTGTGGGTATGCACCCGACCATCCGTTGATgccaatgggccatgggccagctgCATCCACCGCTACCCGGTGAATGTCTCCAAAGAAGGTTAA